Sequence from the Sphingobacteriaceae bacterium GW460-11-11-14-LB5 genome:
AATTTCGATACCCAAAGATTTTGCGAGTTCTTCTGTTCGGATGGAACTGGCAGCTGCCTTTATCTTCAGTCCGTCTTTTACAAGTTTGCCCAATTCCTTAATGGCAAAGGCTGTGGTAGATCCGGTCCCCAGTCCTACTACATCACCATCTTTAACAAATTTTACTGCAGCCAGGGCAGCCGCCAGTTTCTCTGCATCTTGTTGGGTTTTATTTGTAGTAGCCATAAGGTAAAAATAGGTTTTAATGATAAACATCCCAAAAACGAAAAAAAAATTTACAGCTGATGCAATAAATCGTTTTTACAGCGTTTATGTATATGAGAGCGTTAATTTAGATGATGGGGATTCTGCAATAGTGGAATCCCCATTTCTTTTTCCCATACATTATATCATCCTGAGCGGAGTCGAAGGATCTTTTCATTAATAGACCCTGAAATAAATTAAGGGTGACGGGCTAACTTGAAGATTTCTCCATTTCGCTATGCTTCAGTCGAAATGACGAAGACCCGCAACAGCTGAACTACCCTACACAAATCAAAGCGAAAAAAATTTACAGCCAAGACAATAAATCGTTTTTACAGCGTTTATGTATATGAGAGCGTTAATTTAGATGATGGGGATTCTGCAATAGTGTAATCCCCATTTCTTTTTTCCCATACATTATGTCATCCTGAGCGGAGTCGAAGGATCTTTTCATTAATAGACCCTGAAATAAATTCAGGGTGACGGGCTAACTTGTAGATTTCTCCATTTCGCTACGCTTCAGTCGAAATGACGAAGCCCCGCAACAGCTGAACTACCCTACACAAATCAAAGTGAAAAAATTTCAATCACAATACAATAAATCGTTTTTATAGCGTTTATGTATATGAGAGCGTTAATTTAGATGATGGGGATTCTGCAATAGTGGAATCCCCATTTCTTTTTTCCCATACATTATGTCATCCTGAGCGGAGTCGAAGGATCTTTTCATTTAATAGACCCTGAAATAAATTCAGGGTGACGGGCTAACTTGAAGATTTCTCCATTTCGCTACGCTTCAGTCGAAATGACGAAGCCCGCAACAGCTGAACTACCCTTACACAAATCAAAGCGAAAAAATTTCAATCACAATACAATAAATCGTTTTTATAGCGTTTATGTATATGAGAGCGTTAATTTAGATGATGGGGATTCTGCAATAGTGGAATCCCCATTCTTTTTTTTTGTAAAACAAAAAACGGCTGGTATTTCTACCAACCGTTCCATAACAATTAAACTATCTTTATTTATTCAAGGAATTTATCCAGCCTGCAATTTTTAAAGCTTCTGCTTTCGTAACCTGCGGCATTGGAGGCATTTCTGTTGAGTAACCCGGCCAGTTTTGAGGCTGTGGGTTGTGGATCAACTGAAATATTTTCTCCGCTGAATATTTACGCTTTGCAATTTCTACGAATGGCGGGCCAATTTGTCTTTTAGTTTGATTATGGCAAGCCAGGCAGGTATTTTTAGTTAACAAACCTTCAACTTCTTTAAAGGTAGGTGCCTTAGCTGTAGCAGCAGGCTTAGCCGGAGTAGTTGTTCCTTTTGCTTCAGGCGTTTTGCCAGTTGCTTTTGGGGCAGCAGTTTTCTTAGCAGGAACATTTACCGGTGCCGCTGAGTTTTTGGTACTCACTTCGCTGGCAGAAAGTTTATTTCCGTCAGGAATCTGGTTTAGGGTGTAATAAGCTACCGGATGCACTAAAGAATAAAAACCATCCTGCGATCTTAAACCATCTAATGTTAAGGTATGGATGTAATATTGACGAAGGTTTTGTACAATAATCCTGGCTTTTAAACCATCTGCCGAAACTTTAACCCCGGAGATTTTTAATTTCTCCGTATTTACAGGAGGTGAACCATACACCGGGTGATATTTGTAAATGAAGCTCTCTGCATCATACGAAGCTAAATCCTCAGCCGATTTACGGTCTACAGGCATGGTAAATTCCACTTCAAAACCATCAGGCATTGCCCTAACGGCTTTCATTTCGAAAGGGGTTTTATTGTTATACACCAATCTTTCTAAACCTTCGTTGGCATCACCTGCCGATCCCCAACCACGGTTGGTTTCTCCAACAAATAATGAACCATCAGTACCCCATTCTAACCTCAATACGCCAGAACGGAAACCTTTACGGAAAAGGAAGGCTGCACCTTGTTCTTCACCTTTAACCGTTTCCATAAAAATCCTCGAAATGATACTCATTCCCTGATCGCCAACTAAAATCTGACCAGCAAAAGGCCCAAATGTGTTTGCAGGAATTTTAACAGGTTCTGCAGAAGAGATTCCTAAAATACCATAAGGTAACCAAACCGATGGCAAACGTAATTCAGGGAATACTTTCTTCATGTCGAATAAAGTTTTAAACGTTTCGTTTACCCTATTCTCTGGTTTGATGTATCTTCCTTGTTCGTTTTTCGTTCTACGCTCATCTATTTGTGAGTAAAAGAAATCTGATTGCAGTTTAACCGGAGAGTTTGGCAAGTTGGTCCATCTTAAACTGGCAGGATGGCCCATAAAATCGCCTTTGTTTACTTTCCATAAACCACCTGAACCTACCCAGTCGCCCTGGTTTTCGGTATAATAGAACTGGCCATCAATACTGCCAATCCCTGCCGGCGAACGGAAACCCGCAGCATAAGGACTCATTTTACCATCTTCGGTAATATTCATAGCCCAGCCACGCATTGGTACACGGCTTTCGGCACGCCACCATTCCTCATCACCAAAGGCCACATTTGCGGTAACCATAAATGTACCATCGGGCATTAACTTCGGACCGAAACTATATTCGTGGTAATGTCCGCTTAACGGCCATGCATAAATGGTTTCGTATACATCGGCTTTGCCATCCTGATCTTTATCAACCAGTTTGGTCAACTCACCACGTTGCGCTACGTAGATCGCACCATTTTTATAGGCAATGCCTAAAATTTCGTGCAGGCCATAGGCAAACCTGCGCCAGTACGGCTTGGCACTGGTTGGATTTTCAACAATATATACTTCTCCCCTACGGGTAGAAATGCCCAAATCGCCATTTGGCAAGGTAATTAAACCACCAACTTCTAAAATAGGGCCTTCGGGTACGCGTACTTTATTTATTTTGAAAAAATCTTCTTCTTTCGGTGTTTCTTGTGCAAAAACTGTAGTAAAGCTAAAACTTAATGCCAGTATTGCTAATTTTTTAAATGTATTTCTCATTGTCATTCCAATTAAAACAAAATGGTATAATTTAACTTAGTTCCAATAGCTACGATAACTTCTTTCTTGCCATCAACTTCTCTGATTACGGGTTTAGCAGATCCTTCAGCAAGCTGGATATAGTAAGATTTATCATCAATCAGGTATAAACCTTTGGCCACTTCTTCGATATTGGAAGCGGTTGCCAAAAGGAAATATAAATCTTTTGATGGTTTATCAACAGCAATTTCTCTGGTTAAACCCTGTCCATTTTCCATCACCTTAACGGCATCGGTAACATTTGTTCCATTAATGATATACTTAAACTCCGGACGGTCTTGTTTATCCATTACATAACCTTTGGTTTTGAAACCTGTACCGGCGGTATCGGCAATCCATTTAGCCTGATCGTCGGCTAATTTTGCAACGGCCAGAACAGGTTTTTTAGTGAAACGGGTAACACTGCCCAAAGCACGCGAAGTTCCGTTTCCGCGGCCATCCCACATCGGCGTTGCATCGATAAAATCACCGTGCCATCCCTGTAACAGGGTACCATTATCTAAATCGTAACTATAGGCAACTTTTTCTGGTCCGCCTACCGAAATAGCGTGTACCGAACGTACCCTTGGTGCCACATCAACAAAACTTCTGATCATGTTGTTGCTTGCTGCTTCAATATAAATTGGATCAGCGCCACCGTTTTGATTTGGTTTTGGAATTTCTGATAGTTCGTTGATTTGGATATTTCTGAACGCTACCGAACCATGATCGCCTTGTAAACGTAAAGGTCCTTTTGCTTTTTCAGCGCCAGCAGCTCCTCTGGTTGCACCAAATAATTCAACATTTTCATGGATCAGCACACCGTTTAGTTCTGCACTGATGATTTTAGCATTTTGTGTTTTCTTTCCTGATGCATCAAATTTTGGTGCCTGGAAGATAATTTTAATGTGCTGCCATAAACCCGGCGCTTTACTTGCATTTTGACGGGGAGCAACACCACCAAATCCTTTTTCGGCTTCTGGTTTGCTATCGTCCCAACGTTGGTAAATACCACCATTGTTTGATGAACTTGGATTTTTAAGGCCCCAGGCATCGTCAATCTGGATTTCATAATTACCTTGAAGATAAATGCCTGAATTTGTTCCTTTTGCTGTTAAATAATCTAATTCTACTGCTACATCGCCATATTCATTTACGGTGTATAAATCGGAACCCGCTTTTTTCGCGGTAGATTGATTAATCAATATCCCTTCGCCTTTGGTTGTTTTTAAAACATTTTCGGCATTTAGGTCGGCCACCACATTTTGGGCCAATGACCATGAATTTGAAGGGTTTTTAAAGGCTGAAAGATCTTTGAGATCAATACGCTGGCCAAATGCCAACAGGGTTCCGCAAAGCCAGAAAATGGCTGTAAAACCCGTCTTTGAGATGTTCATATACTTGGTTTGTTAGTTTTAGCCTAAAGCTAGATATTTCATTTAAAATCCATCGGATAAATTACTTTACCCGATGGATAATTATTTTTCTATTTTTCTGTTGATAATGAATAAGGGAAATCAGCTGGATTTGAACCTCTGGTTTTATTCGGTGTTGCTGTCATGTTGAAATTTAACACCGCACCTTTTTGCAAACCACTGTGGCTGATCCAATTTTTAGAATAGGCTTTACCATTCATCTGTAATGATTGGACATAACGATTGTTATCGCTATTGGCCGCCGCATTAACCACAACAGTCTTACCATTTTCTAAAGTAATTGTTACCTTTTTGAACAGAGGCGCACCTAAAACATACTGATCAACCGCTGGTGTTACCGGGTAGAAACCCATTGCCGAGAAAACATACCAGGCAGAAGTTTGTCCGTTATCTTCATCACCGCAATATCCATCAGGAGTAGCTTTGTACATTCTGTTCATGGTTTCTCTCACCCAATATTGGGTTTTATAAGGCGCACCACCGTAGTTGTACAGGTAAATCATGTGTTGGATCGGTTGATTGCCATGTGCATACTGGCCCATGTTTGCAATCTGCATTTCGCGGATTTCGTGAATTACACCACCGTAAGCGCTCTCATCAAATACCGGAGGCATAGCGAAAACTGAATCCAGTTTGGTTACAAATTTACTATGGCCTCCCATTAATCTGGCTAAACCGTCAACATCCTGAAAAACCGACCAGGTATAGTGCCAGCTGTTACCTTCGGTAAATGCACCACCCCATTTAAACGGACTGAAAGGGCTTTGGAAAGTTCCATCCTGGTTTTTGCCACGCATTAAACCCGAAGCCGGATCGAAAAGATTCTTATAGTTCATGGCTCTTTTCTTATAGATATCGATCTCTGATGCTGGTTTACCTAAAGCTCTTCCTAATTGATAAATGGTAAAATCATCATAAGAATACTCTAAAGTTTTAGCTGCATTTTCGTTCTTTTTCACATCGAAAGGTACATAACCCAATTCATTGTAATATTTAACACCATCGCGGCCAACAGCTTCCATCGGACCTTCGTTGTTTGCACCATGTTTTACAGCCTGCCATAAGGTTTCAATGTCGTAACCCCGCATACCTTTAATATAAGCATCAGAAACTACCGAAGCAGAGTTGTTACCCACCATAATGTTTGCATAACCCGGGCTGCTCCACTCTGGCAACCAGCCACCTTCTTTATAATCGTTGATTAAGCCCTGTTGCATTTCCTTGTTAATTGAAGGATAAACCAGGTTTAAGAAAGGATATAATGCCCTGAATGTATCCCAGAAACCAGTACCAGCGAACATATAACCTGGTAAAACCTGTCCGTTGTAAGGACTCCAGTGTACGATCTGGTTTTGTGCATCAATTTCATATAATTTATTTGGGAAGAACAACGTGCGGTACATTGCAGAATAGAATGTACGGGTTTGATCAATCGTGCCCCCTTCAACTGCAATTTTACTTAATGTTTTGTTCCAGGTTGCTCTACCTTTTGCTTTTGTGGCATCGAAACCATCATTAGCCAGTTCTCTTTTTAGGTTTAAATCAGCCTGCTCAAAACTGATAAACGAAGAGGCAACTTTTGCAATTACCTGCTCGCCTTTTTGTGTAGCGAAACCAATAACAGCGCCAGCATGATCTACCGTTAATTCTAAATCTTTATCGTTAAGTTTTTTATCATCCCAGGTTTTGGCCAATTTGAAATCTTTGTTGAAATAGATGACAAAGTAATTTTTGAAGTTTTTAGGCAGCGGACCACGGGCATATTTAGTGGTATAACCAATAATTTTTCTTTCGGCCGGAATAATTTTAATGTACGAGCCTTTATTCTGCGCATCTACGACCACATAAGCACTATCCGTTTTAGGGAAAGTAAACCTGAACTGGGCAGCACGTTCTGTTGGCGTAATTTCGGTTGTTACATCAGCGTCTGCTAAGTACACACTGTAATAATATGGCTTAGAAACCTCTGCTTTATGGCTGAACCAGCTGGCACGCTCATCATCTGTGAATTTTAATTTACCCGTAACTGGCATAAGCGCAAAAGCGCCGTAATCGTTCATCCAGGGCGAAGGCTGATGTGTTTGTTTAAAGCCACGGATTTTGTCGGCATCGTAAACATAAGCCCATCCATCGCCATTTTTACCAGTTTGTGGCGTCCACATGTTCATTCCCCAGGGCAAACCAATTGCCGGGTAGGTGTTTCCGTTAGATAGTGATGGTTTGGATGCTGTTCCCATTAACGGGTTTATCCAATCTACCGGATCTGTAATTTTGCCTATTGTTTGCGCGAAGCTGGTTGACGCCGCAACACTCAATAAAGCGATAAATAATCTTTTCATTTGTTGTGTTTGTGTTTTTTATATGCTTGTATTTATTTTAAACTCCTGAATTTTTAACATAATCTGCCCAAAGTGCATCTAAATCTTTACCCGTTAATTTTGTCCAGATATCTTTGGTGTAGGTATGGTCTCTTAAAGAAGCATCAACGGTTTTAATAATACCTGGTTTTACACTTTTCTCCATCCAGGCAAAAAAACCTGCAGTGATGCGATAACTGTTTTTATAGCTATGATCGGGCTTTAATGCTGGTAACGACCATTTAGCGCCGGCATTATCGACACCGAATTTATAGCGGGCATAATCAGCAATCCCTTCTGTTAACCAGCCCGGGCCAACGCTTCGGCCATAGTCTTGCACAATGTGCATTACCTCGTGGGTTACGACATCAATATCTTCAGGATGTTTCACCATCCAGATCGAACTGAAGGTTACTTTACCATCAGCAGTTGCCGCTACCCCTTTGTAAGCCGTATCTACAAAAAATTTCACTTCTTTTATGGTGGCTGGATTATACTCTTTTGCTAGTTTTGGGTAAACTTCGAAAAATGTTTTGATTAACCGCTTTTTCAACTGAGGATCTAATTCCTTAAAATTGCTCTCGAACGATAAGGTATAACCACTCTTCTTTGTTATGTCTTGTGCTTTTAAAGCTGAAAAAGCCGTAACCAGCATTACGAAAATCG
This genomic interval carries:
- a CDS encoding alpha-mannosidase translates to MKRLFIALLSVAASTSFAQTIGKITDPVDWINPLMGTASKPSLSNGNTYPAIGLPWGMNMWTPQTGKNGDGWAYVYDADKIRGFKQTHQPSPWMNDYGAFALMPVTGKLKFTDDERASWFSHKAEVSKPYYYSVYLADADVTTEITPTERAAQFRFTFPKTDSAYVVVDAQNKGSYIKIIPAERKIIGYTTKYARGPLPKNFKNYFVIYFNKDFKLAKTWDDKKLNDKDLELTVDHAGAVIGFATQKGEQVIAKVASSFISFEQADLNLKRELANDGFDATKAKGRATWNKTLSKIAVEGGTIDQTRTFYSAMYRTLFFPNKLYEIDAQNQIVHWSPYNGQVLPGYMFAGTGFWDTFRALYPFLNLVYPSINKEMQQGLINDYKEGGWLPEWSSPGYANIMVGNNSASVVSDAYIKGMRGYDIETLWQAVKHGANNEGPMEAVGRDGVKYYNELGYVPFDVKKNENAAKTLEYSYDDFTIYQLGRALGKPASEIDIYKKRAMNYKNLFDPASGLMRGKNQDGTFQSPFSPFKWGGAFTEGNSWHYTWSVFQDVDGLARLMGGHSKFVTKLDSVFAMPPVFDESAYGGVIHEIREMQIANMGQYAHGNQPIQHMIYLYNYGGAPYKTQYWVRETMNRMYKATPDGYCGDEDNGQTSAWYVFSAMGFYPVTPAVDQYVLGAPLFKKVTITLENGKTVVVNAAANSDNNRYVQSLQMNGKAYSKNWISHSGLQKGAVLNFNMTATPNKTRGSNPADFPYSLSTEK
- a CDS encoding secretory protein, producing MKKIFTFSIFVMLVTAFSALKAQDITKKSGYTLSFESNFKELDPQLKKRLIKTFFEVYPKLAKEYNPATIKEVKFFVDTAYKGVAATADGKVTFSSIWMVKHPEDIDVVTHEVMHIVQDYGRSVGPGWLTEGIADYARYKFGVDNAGAKWSLPALKPDHSYKNSYRITAGFFAWMEKSVKPGIIKTVDASLRDHTYTKDIWTKLTGKDLDALWADYVKNSGV